Proteins encoded in a region of the Methanobrevibacter millerae genome:
- a CDS encoding zinc ribbon domain-containing protein, whose amino-acid sequence MKCPKCKEEIEDNSMYCPNCGDKLNLNNTMYCPNCGELTESDKKFCSNCGYNFVNISPRTPAFIFGMIGSGIGLLIALILTVTTFAYGVFQIGMIGGYFYCI is encoded by the coding sequence ATGAAGTGTCCAAAATGTAAAGAAGAAATTGAGGATAATTCAATGTATTGTCCGAATTGTGGTGATAAATTAAACCTAAACAATACAATGTATTGTCCGAATTGTGGTGAATTGACAGAATCTGATAAAAAGTTCTGTAGCAATTGTGGATATAATTTCGTGAATATTTCTCCTCGTACTCCAGCATTTATTTTTGGAATGATTGGTTCAGGAATTGGGCTGTTAATAGCTCTCATTCTCACAGTAACCACATTTGCTTATGGAGTTTTTCAAATAGGCATGATTGGTGGATATTTTTATTGTATATAG
- the thiC gene encoding phosphomethylpyrimidine synthase produces the protein MTQISDAKKGILTDEMKHVAKIENVSEDFILKSVAEGTIVIPSNVNRDIEAAGIGAGLRTKVNATVGTSTDIVNFDEEVEKAQIAIDNGADCLMELSIGGDLDVIRRRVLDMSPLPVGSVPVYQAAIETIREEGSVVYMDEDKLFKTIEKQAKDGIDFMAVHSSINIETLTRLKRQGRVTGLVSRGGSFMSGWIVENEQENPLYENFDYVLEIAKEHDVVLSLANGMRAGSIADSTDRAQIQELIILGELIDRSREAGVQCMIEGPGHIPINEIPTNVMIQKKMCSNAPFYMLGPIVCDVAPGYDHIVSSIGAASSAKAGADFICYVTPAEHLALPSPEDVKEGVIATKIGAYAGDLASGQIDGSQDLAMAEARKRLDWEAQYECAMFPAAARAKRDERPPEEEDTCTMCGNYCAVKIVNEWLDQSDSDLIK, from the coding sequence ATGACACAAATAAGTGATGCAAAAAAAGGTATTTTAACTGATGAAATGAAACATGTTGCAAAAATAGAAAATGTTTCAGAAGATTTTATCTTAAAATCAGTAGCTGAAGGAACTATTGTTATCCCAAGTAACGTTAACAGAGACATTGAAGCAGCAGGTATTGGTGCAGGACTTAGAACAAAAGTTAATGCAACAGTTGGAACTTCAACAGATATCGTGAACTTTGATGAAGAAGTTGAAAAAGCACAAATTGCAATCGACAACGGTGCAGACTGTTTAATGGAATTAAGTATTGGTGGAGACTTAGATGTAATAAGAAGAAGAGTGCTTGACATGTCCCCACTTCCAGTAGGATCAGTACCAGTATACCAGGCTGCAATCGAAACCATTAGAGAAGAAGGTTCCGTTGTATACATGGACGAAGACAAATTATTTAAAACTATTGAAAAACAAGCAAAAGACGGAATTGACTTCATGGCAGTCCACAGTAGTATCAACATTGAAACCTTAACAAGACTCAAAAGACAAGGCCGTGTAACCGGACTCGTTTCCAGAGGAGGATCATTCATGTCCGGATGGATTGTTGAAAATGAACAGGAAAATCCATTATACGAGAACTTCGATTATGTTTTAGAAATTGCAAAAGAACATGATGTTGTTCTTTCACTTGCAAACGGTATGAGAGCAGGATCAATTGCTGATTCAACAGACAGAGCACAAATACAAGAATTAATCATTTTAGGAGAATTAATCGACAGATCACGTGAAGCTGGAGTACAATGTATGATTGAAGGACCAGGACACATCCCAATCAATGAAATTCCAACAAACGTAATGATTCAAAAGAAAATGTGTTCAAACGCACCTTTCTACATGTTAGGACCTATTGTGTGTGATGTAGCACCAGGTTACGACCACATCGTATCCTCAATCGGAGCAGCATCATCTGCAAAAGCTGGAGCAGATTTCATATGTTATGTAACTCCTGCAGAACACTTGGCTTTACCTTCTCCGGAAGACGTGAAAGAAGGAGTTATAGCTACAAAAATTGGAGCTTACGCTGGAGACTTAGCTTCAGGACAAATTGATGGTTCACAAGATTTAGCAATGGCCGAAGCAAGAAAAAGATTAGATTGGGAAGCACAATATGAATGCGCAATGTTCCCAGCAGCTGCACGTGCAAAAAGAGATGAAAGACCTCCTGAAGAAGAAGACACATGTACCATGTGTGGAAATTACTGTGCAGTAAAAATCGTTAACGAATGGTTAGATCAATCTGACTCTGACTTAATCAAATAG
- a CDS encoding proteasome-activating nucleotidase has product MGESEEVLLEKIRTLEDENKILKEENTESTKKLRNLETKELKQNVSNRQLEGKIKELKGEIKSFKKTPLILATITEVFDDNRVGIRGHVGHDFVVTYPGSIDKDKVIAGARVSLNQDSLAVVEVLPSKKEADIMAMEIEEKPDINYNDIGGLENAIVEIKETVELPIKKPELFEEIGIDPPKGILLYGPPGTGKTLLAKAVANQTNATFIKLVASEFVNKFLGEGARYVRQVFELAKEKSPAIIFIDEIDAIGTKRTHGTQGADREVQRTLMQLLSELDGFESRGNVGIIAATNRPDILDDALIRPGRFDRTIEVPLPNKNGRINILKIHTEKMKIDENIDFESISELTEGFSGADLKAACTEAGMFAIRNERKKVISKDFMDAIDKIINQI; this is encoded by the coding sequence ATGGGCGAAAGTGAAGAAGTATTGCTTGAAAAAATCAGAACTCTTGAAGATGAAAATAAAATTCTGAAAGAGGAAAATACTGAAAGCACTAAAAAATTAAGAAACCTAGAAACAAAAGAATTAAAGCAGAATGTCAGCAATCGTCAACTGGAAGGAAAAATTAAAGAATTGAAAGGAGAAATCAAATCCTTTAAAAAAACACCATTGATTCTTGCTACAATAACCGAAGTCTTTGATGACAATAGAGTAGGAATCAGAGGCCATGTCGGCCATGACTTTGTTGTGACATATCCAGGCTCAATTGATAAAGACAAAGTCATTGCCGGAGCAAGAGTTTCCCTAAATCAGGATAGTTTAGCAGTTGTTGAAGTATTGCCTTCCAAAAAAGAAGCGGACATAATGGCAATGGAAATTGAAGAAAAACCTGACATTAACTATAATGATATTGGAGGGCTTGAAAATGCGATTGTTGAAATAAAGGAAACCGTAGAACTTCCAATAAAAAAACCTGAACTTTTTGAAGAAATCGGAATCGACCCACCAAAAGGAATACTTTTATACGGCCCTCCGGGAACCGGTAAAACATTACTTGCAAAGGCAGTGGCAAACCAGACAAATGCAACATTCATAAAACTTGTGGCATCAGAATTTGTCAATAAATTCCTTGGAGAAGGAGCAAGATACGTCAGACAGGTATTTGAACTTGCAAAGGAAAAATCACCAGCAATCATATTCATTGATGAAATTGATGCAATAGGAACAAAAAGAACCCATGGAACACAGGGTGCTGACAGAGAAGTTCAAAGAACATTAATGCAATTGCTTTCAGAACTGGATGGATTCGAATCCCGAGGAAATGTTGGAATAATAGCTGCAACAAACAGACCGGACATACTGGATGATGCATTGATAAGACCCGGAAGGTTTGACAGGACTATTGAAGTCCCGCTTCCAAACAAAAATGGAAGAATAAACATTCTTAAAATTCATACAGAAAAAATGAAAATCGATGAAAACATAGATTTTGAGTCAATAAGTGAGTTAACGGAAGGTTTTTCAGGAGCAGATTTGAAAGCAGCATGTACAGAAGCCGGAATGTTTGCAATAAGAAATGAACGTAAAAAAGTTATCTCAAAGGATTTCATGGATGCTATTGATAAAATTATAAATCAAATTTAA
- a CDS encoding radical SAM protein: protein MNLYRGCSHGCIYCDSRSSVYQMNHEFEDIEVKENALDLLKKSLKNKRQKVMIGTGSMADPYMPIEKGLEYTRSALKLIYKYGHGFTCITKSDLILRDIDLLKKINENTKAVVQMTLTTSDEELCRILEPNVCTTKRRAEVLKRLNENNIPTVVWLCPILPFINDNEKNINQILDYCIESDVKGIICFEMGMTLRDGNRQYFYKKLDEDFPGVKEKYITHFKSNYHIPSPNNAKLMKIFNKRTSDAGIMNNASEIFNYLYEFPDKNTTKQSVLF from the coding sequence ATGAATCTTTATCGTGGCTGCTCTCACGGCTGCATTTATTGTGATTCAAGAAGTTCTGTTTATCAGATGAATCATGAATTTGAAGATATTGAAGTTAAGGAAAATGCTTTAGATTTGCTCAAAAAATCACTTAAAAACAAACGTCAAAAGGTTATGATTGGAACAGGTTCCATGGCAGATCCATACATGCCCATTGAAAAAGGACTTGAATACACCAGAAGCGCTTTAAAACTAATTTACAAATATGGCCATGGATTTACATGCATTACAAAATCAGATTTGATTTTAAGAGATATTGATTTGCTTAAAAAAATCAATGAAAATACTAAAGCAGTAGTTCAGATGACCCTGACAACATCCGATGAAGAGTTATGCAGAATTCTGGAGCCTAATGTCTGCACAACAAAAAGACGTGCGGAAGTCTTAAAAAGATTGAATGAAAACAATATCCCGACTGTCGTCTGGCTATGTCCCATTTTACCTTTCATTAATGATAATGAAAAAAACATTAATCAAATATTAGATTATTGTATTGAAAGCGATGTTAAGGGAATAATATGTTTTGAAATGGGCATGACCTTACGTGATGGAAACAGACAATATTTCTATAAAAAACTGGATGAAGATTTTCCGGGAGTGAAAGAAAAATATATTACTCATTTTAAAAGCAATTATCATATTCCCAGTCCAAATAATGCTAAATTAATGAAGATTTTTAATAAAAGAACTTCAGATGCTGGAATCATGAATAATGCAAGTGAAATTTTTAATTATCTATATGAATTTCCAGACAAAAATACGACAAAACAGTCAGTATTATTTTAA
- the lysS gene encoding lysine--tRNA ligase, protein MTHWIENIANELSKRDVEEHVIASGTSISGSIHIGNSCDIFIANAIGKKLREKGKKAKTIWIADDHDPLRKVPYPLPEDYDKYLGMPYSTIPCPDGCCDNFVEHFEKPLLNVIEDYGIEMETKSGFEMYKSGVYNDYIRTAFENVERIKEIFNEYRREPLGDDWLPYNPICDECGRVNTTYAYDYDGDTVKYRCDCGHEGEMDIKSGNGKLTWRVEWAARWKIFGTTCEPFGKDHAASGGSYDVSSVISEEIFNYPAPYPVPYEWITLDGEAMSKSHGVFFAPEEWLKIGPAESLNYYLFRSKPMKAKDFSPKMPFLDFIDQFDKVEKVFYDEEEAPSEKEDKKFREIYEIAQINVGEPLPFRPPFRFLVNAYQIAGDDLEKIFGILKRNSQLSKSFEDKEFSDLTETELAQYRQRVDNVKYWLDTYAPKFVKFQVQEKSVPKLPLTEEQDQFLADLATLIETREFSDAAELHDAMYEILEIQELKPQKGFQAIYKMILGQKQGPRAASFLLSLDKDFVVKRLRKEA, encoded by the coding sequence ATGACACATTGGATTGAAAATATAGCTAATGAATTAAGTAAAAGGGATGTTGAAGAACATGTTATAGCTAGTGGAACTTCAATATCCGGTTCAATACACATTGGAAACTCTTGTGACATATTTATAGCAAATGCAATAGGCAAGAAATTAAGAGAAAAAGGTAAAAAAGCAAAAACCATATGGATTGCAGATGACCACGACCCTTTAAGAAAAGTACCCTATCCACTTCCTGAAGATTATGACAAATACCTGGGAATGCCATACTCAACAATTCCATGTCCTGACGGATGCTGTGACAACTTCGTAGAACACTTTGAAAAACCATTATTAAATGTTATTGAAGATTACGGTATAGAAATGGAAACTAAATCAGGATTTGAAATGTACAAAAGTGGAGTTTACAATGATTACATAAGAACCGCATTCGAAAATGTTGAAAGAATTAAAGAAATCTTCAACGAATACAGAAGAGAACCTTTAGGAGATGACTGGTTACCATACAACCCAATCTGTGATGAATGTGGTCGTGTCAATACAACTTATGCTTATGATTATGATGGAGATACCGTTAAATACAGATGTGACTGTGGCCATGAAGGTGAAATGGACATCAAATCTGGAAACGGTAAATTAACCTGGAGAGTTGAATGGGCGGCAAGATGGAAAATATTCGGAACCACCTGCGAACCATTCGGTAAAGACCATGCTGCAAGCGGTGGATCATACGATGTAAGTAGCGTCATTTCAGAAGAAATCTTTAACTACCCTGCACCTTATCCAGTTCCATATGAATGGATTACTCTTGATGGTGAAGCAATGAGTAAATCCCATGGAGTATTCTTTGCACCTGAAGAATGGTTGAAAATTGGTCCTGCTGAAAGTCTTAACTACTACCTATTCAGATCAAAACCAATGAAAGCTAAAGACTTCTCACCAAAAATGCCATTTTTAGATTTCATTGATCAATTTGATAAAGTTGAAAAGGTTTTCTATGATGAAGAAGAAGCTCCATCTGAAAAAGAGGATAAGAAATTCAGAGAAATTTATGAAATCGCTCAAATCAATGTTGGTGAGCCACTTCCATTCAGACCACCATTCAGATTCCTAGTAAATGCATATCAAATTGCAGGCGATGATTTGGAAAAGATATTTGGAATCCTAAAAAGAAATTCACAGTTATCCAAAAGCTTTGAAGATAAGGAATTTAGTGATTTAACCGAAACTGAATTGGCACAATACAGACAACGTGTCGATAATGTAAAATACTGGTTAGATACCTATGCACCAAAATTCGTTAAATTCCAGGTTCAGGAAAAAAGCGTTCCTAAATTACCATTGACTGAAGAACAAGATCAGTTCTTAGCAGATTTGGCAACATTAATTGAAACAAGAGAATTCAGTGATGCAGCTGAATTGCATGATGCAATGTATGAAATATTAGAAATACAAGAGTTAAAACCACAAAAAGGTTTCCAAGCAATATATAAAATGATTCTTGGTCAAAAACAAGGCCCTAGGGCAGCATCATTCTTGTTATCCCTAGACAAAGATTTTGTTGTTAAAAGATTACGTAAAGAAGCTTAA